The proteins below come from a single Staphylococcus sp. MI 10-1553 genomic window:
- the mutM gene encoding bifunctional DNA-formamidopyrimidine glycosylase/DNA-(apurinic or apyrimidinic site) lyase: protein MPELPEVEHVKRGITPHIMQQKITDVTFSEPVKRGKLEGKETIIKGIDLDDFVNYAVGFEITDVQRRSKYILFRIQNGNVVRTLISHLGMAGAFFVVQSLDDIAIPNFRKHWQVVFHLENGIKLVYSDIRRFGEIRNVKSLEAYPSILEIAPEPFEQEALAHYLAKSDEKKYLNKAIKPFILDHRVISGCGNIYACEALFDAQIHPERIVKDLSVAEKTKLFNSVVKVLEMGILNGGTSVSDYVHADGQRGTMQDHLKVYKQKRCATCEAAIETVIISGRNTHFCPNCQS, encoded by the coding sequence ATGCCAGAATTACCAGAAGTCGAACATGTCAAACGTGGCATTACGCCTCACATTATGCAACAAAAGATTACAGATGTAACGTTTTCTGAACCTGTCAAACGAGGCAAGTTAGAAGGGAAAGAAACAATTATTAAAGGGATTGACCTTGATGATTTTGTGAATTATGCGGTTGGTTTTGAGATTACAGATGTGCAACGCCGCAGTAAATATATATTATTTCGTATCCAAAATGGGAATGTTGTGCGTACATTGATTTCTCATTTAGGGATGGCAGGTGCATTCTTTGTCGTGCAATCGCTTGATGACATTGCGATACCGAATTTTCGAAAGCATTGGCAAGTTGTTTTTCATTTAGAAAATGGCATTAAATTAGTCTATTCAGATATTCGCCGGTTTGGTGAGATCCGTAATGTAAAAAGTTTAGAGGCTTATCCTTCAATTTTAGAGATTGCGCCTGAACCTTTTGAACAAGAAGCATTGGCCCATTATCTTGCCAAAAGTGATGAAAAGAAATATTTAAACAAAGCGATTAAGCCATTTATACTGGATCATCGTGTGATATCGGGTTGCGGAAATATTTATGCATGTGAAGCGCTGTTTGACGCACAAATTCATCCAGAAAGAATAGTAAAAGACTTGTCAGTAGCGGAAAAGACAAAGTTATTTAATAGTGTAGTAAAAGTTTTAGAAATGGGTATTTTAAATGGCGGGACAAGTGTGTCGGATTACGTACATGCTGATGGTCAAAGAGGTACCATGCAAGATCATTTGAAAGTTTATAAACAAAAGCGCTGTGCTACGTGTGAAGCAGCGATTGAAACGGTTATTATTTCAGGACGAAATACACATTTTTGTCCAAATTGCCAAAGTTAG
- the coaE gene encoding dephospho-CoA kinase (Dephospho-CoA kinase (CoaE) performs the final step in coenzyme A biosynthesis.) gives MSKVIGLTGGIATGKSTVAELLAIHGFKIVDADVAARKAVAKGTEGLKKVQELFGDEAINEDGDMNRAYVGQQVFYDDEKRKQLNAIVHPIVGKMMNQERDQYLAEGHNVIMDIPLLYENHLEDTVDEVWLVYASEPIQLDRLMARNDLSIEDAKARIYSQISIDKKSRMADVVIDNLGSKLELKQNLEQILVDKGFLEAYHSDSEE, from the coding sequence ATGTCCAAAGTCATTGGATTAACAGGTGGAATTGCTACTGGAAAATCAACAGTGGCTGAATTACTCGCAATACATGGTTTTAAAATCGTCGACGCAGATGTTGCAGCACGGAAAGCAGTTGCAAAAGGGACAGAAGGTTTAAAAAAAGTTCAAGAGCTATTTGGCGATGAAGCGATCAACGAAGATGGCGACATGAATCGTGCATACGTCGGTCAACAAGTGTTCTATGATGATGAAAAAAGAAAACAACTCAATGCGATTGTGCATCCAATTGTCGGCAAAATGATGAATCAAGAGCGTGACCAATATTTAGCAGAAGGTCACAATGTCATTATGGATATTCCACTGTTATATGAAAATCATTTGGAAGACACGGTAGATGAAGTTTGGCTCGTTTATGCGTCTGAACCGATACAACTCGATCGATTAATGGCACGTAATGACTTGTCTATAGAAGATGCGAAAGCAAGAATTTATAGCCAAATTTCAATTGATAAAAAGAGTCGAATGGCGGATGTCGTCATTGATAATTTGGGTTCTAAGTTGGAATTAAAGCAAAATTTAGAACAGATTTTAGTGGATAAAGGGTTTTTAGAAGCTTATCATAGCGACTCAGAAGAATAG